Proteins from a genomic interval of Rattus norvegicus strain BN/NHsdMcwi chromosome 2, GRCr8, whole genome shotgun sequence:
- the Arhgap20l1 gene encoding hypothetical LOC295483, protein METHGEKATLFHGVRGSLLLEGPVEFRRGWRKKKRHLFLLNDLLVVSNNVHKKKFKIKYIIPLSYLWICDYADLVGGDNRTASKSIFLCWPMENFVATFCTKEQKKWWWFFLQRYINEAKMNGESKSAALQMVTEDIRRCTSACA, encoded by the exons ATGGAAACCCACGGTGAGAAAGCGACACTATTTCATGGCGTACGTGGAAGCTTGCTGCTCGAAGGGCCCGTGGAATTCAGAAGAGGCTGGAGGAAAAAGAAGCGCCATCTCTTCTTGTTGAATGATCTTTTGGTTGTGTCTAataatgt ACACAAGAAGAAGTTTAAGATAAAATATATCATCCCACTGAGTTACCTCTGGATTTGTGACTATGCAGACCTTGTGGGAGGAGACAACAGGACTGCCTCCAAGTCCATCTTCCTTTGCTGGCCCATGGAAAATTTTGTGGCCACCTTCTG TACCAAGGAACAGAAAAAATGGTGGTGGTTTTTCCTCCAAAG ATACATCAATGAGGCCAAGATGAATGGCGAGAGTAAGAGTGCTGCACTGCAGATGGTCACAGAGGACATCCGACGCTGCACCAGCGCATGCGCCT AG
- the Arhgap20l1 gene encoding hypothetical LOC295483 isoform X1, giving the protein METHGEKATLFHGVRGSLLLEGPVEFRRGWRKKKRHLFLLNDLLVVSNNVHKKKFKIKYIIPLSYLWICDYADLVGGDNRTASKSIFLCWPMENFVATFCTKEQKKWWWFFLQRYINEAKMNGESKSAALQMVTEDIRRCTSACACKAKEDS; this is encoded by the exons ATGGAAACCCACGGTGAGAAAGCGACACTATTTCATGGCGTACGTGGAAGCTTGCTGCTCGAAGGGCCCGTGGAATTCAGAAGAGGCTGGAGGAAAAAGAAGCGCCATCTCTTCTTGTTGAATGATCTTTTGGTTGTGTCTAataatgt ACACAAGAAGAAGTTTAAGATAAAATATATCATCCCACTGAGTTACCTCTGGATTTGTGACTATGCAGACCTTGTGGGAGGAGACAACAGGACTGCCTCCAAGTCCATCTTCCTTTGCTGGCCCATGGAAAATTTTGTGGCCACCTTCTG TACCAAGGAACAGAAAAAATGGTGGTGGTTTTTCCTCCAAAG ATACATCAATGAGGCCAAGATGAATGGCGAGAGTAAGAGTGCTGCACTGCAGATGGTCACAGAGGACATCCGACGCTGCACCAGCGCATGCGCCTGTAAGGCCAAAGAAGACAGTTAG